TTGAGTTTTCCTTACAATTCTCTATATTCAAGGCGATTGATTTCTGATGCCTCTGTGCATTTCCCCTCAGGATTGTTTGGCATAGAAGAATCCATTGGAACAATCATTGGCGTGGTGGCAGCTGGCATTGGAGGCATGTTAGTTCTAATAGTAGTTTTAACTCCTCAGCTAAGGAAGTGCCTTCCATGTGCTAAAGCAACGCCGAACCAAGGTATGGTGACAGCAAAATGCTCAGTTTGCCAGAATTATAGATGCAATGCATATTTGTTGCCAAATGCTTTCAGAAAAACAAGCTTTATACTGAATAAGAACTTAAAGAGATCTAAGAGAGATCACCAGTGCTGATATATCCAGCGATCCAAGCAAATCTCTGCACTTCATTTTCTGAAAGGCtaaccagctgcaaaaaaaaagggggggacagcTTTAAGCATGGTGTAGAAGATGAAATTTAAGCAGATGGAGCTAGTTTCTCAAAGGAGAGGCAgcacaatttctcccattgttatACCTTCAAGATAGCTGATGATAGATAGCTTCAAGGTTGCTATGCAAGGTTATaccttccagattttgctgaacttcAACCATTGGGAGCCCAACAACTTgtgggcaccatattggctacctcTGGATGGAATAACTGCTTATAGGTGATAGCTGAAGGAGGAGCCTGATGGAATTGGTCTCTCAGCTGAGCCAGTGGTGGAGGCTTCCAGCTCTGTCCCTGCATTTACTATAGCCTCGTGGAATTGCTATTGGCAGGTAAAGGTAGCAGTGAGGCTGGGCTTTGAGAAGAGGTGTTGGAGGAAACCTGCAGTCGCATCTCTCTGCTATTGTCTATGTGTAGACATACAGTACTATGCTTTCTTATTAAATAAACAGTTCACAATTGCTATCTGTATATATCTGTATGCTCAGCGATCTTCAAAGCATTTGGGGTTGTTTtgccaaattgtgtgtgtgtgtgtgtgtgtgtgtgcgcgcgcatacacacacatacaccacaaaaacaaaaagcccacTTAAAGAGGAAATAGTCTGAATGTTCTGTAAACAGGAACAGCAAGGTTCTTGAAGCAGATTGAACAAATACACAAGGAAGAAGCTGACTTGCACTGAGAAGATTAAGACAGCAGTCCTAAAAATACTTACTTGGAAGGTAGCTACTGTGAAACCAATAGGTGTTTGTAATCTGAGTGAAAGCTTTTGAGATTATAGTCCTTGAGATGGTGTTAGAGCTGGTAGCAGCACAAAGCCTGCTACAATGGCTCTGACTTCAAGGACTTATTGCATGATTCTCTGTCTAAGAAACCGAGTGTAGCACAGAACAGTCGGATTAAAAAGCTTGCCACATGTTTAAATTCCTCTGGATGTTATTGAGTTGCTGCAGCTGTCTCCATTCTAATTCTTTTAGGACCAATAAAACAACCATAAAAGGTGCCTTCAAGGTGCAGAGCTGAACAAGGCTAATGTAAACACAAGAAATGATTCTACATTAACATGATTAACATGAATTTTGTGCTGCTCTTGTATGTTATATTTGTGGCAAGGGTTTGGCCAACCTACagtggagccaaaaaatcagaagTGCTTGCACAGCTTAAGCACATTACTACATTAACTTTGTGATCATACAGGGCTGCGTACACATTATACCTTTAAAGTACATTTGAAACACAGCTTCCTtggcaatgcccagaattctttgatacgaaaaatgtgctttgaacgtgcttcaaatgtatattgtgaaaaaatgggttgtaaaATACTTAGTTGCATTATATTGTGTCATATCCTCTACTTCGTTGTTTATTTACTtaatctttttttcttcctccacaGCATAACTTGGACAGCATGGTTAAAGTAATTGCCAGATGTGCCACCGACTATATAGTTTTCTGAATGTAAGCAAAAATGTCAGTTGTTGCAGTGTTTTCTATAGCCTACCTAAAAATGGTATAATAAAAATGCTTTACCATCCTTTTAGAATATATGCCTCAAATTGTGACTACAGCTTAGTCATAAGATaagcatccttttttaaaaaaacacacccttttACAGTAGCATCCTTACAACtaagtaaaagaaaaaaactaTATTAAAGCATAGAAAGGGGGTGGTTTCACTGAGCATTATATCTTCTCCAGACACAATAAGCCAGTGTGTGGCCAAGATGGCCGAACCTCCTGTTCTCTATCAGTAAAAAGCTCTCTGCAGTATTCAGGAATTTTATGGTGCCTTTCTGCACTTAGAGTATCTCTCTTACACTTCCTGTTCCATAGGACTGTCACTTTATAGGAACTCAGCATCACCAACCACAAAGAACCTGTGGAGGTCCAGGATGGTTTGGGCACATGCACTGTAGTTATGCGGACTTACTGTATGCACCACTTCTTTAAAAGATCGTAGCATGGCATTTCAAAAATACTTTTGTAGGGCACGTTTTCCATGAGAAGATATAACAAGAAGCCTATGAATCTGTGCAACCAACAGGTGTAGAGGTCATAGTTTAATCTGTCATTTCCAGAAATCTGAAGATACATACACAATTCAGAAGCTGCTAGTCTAGTTGAATGATATACAAAATACAGAGAGCTTAAAGTGGAACGAAACTGAAGGTTTCCATTAAAAAGTAGTCTTAATGCCTACATTTCCCATAACTGCATACAGGGTAAATATGGCCGCACAGAAAATTTGGCCAGAAGGCATAGCGTCGGTTAAAAGGGGCAGATCTCCAACACTTGGCTGCTTTTCTGTCACATTGGCATATGATTTTTTGACATCTGTCTAACATTGTATCTGAAAAAGAGAAAAGCCAGGTGAATAGTTAAAATGGAATAACAGCACCAAACTGGAACAACTAGCCACAAATTGTTAATGTCTATTGGCATTTGTTATTCATTGCAGCTGCTTTGGGAATCGTGATAGACCAGGAAGGAAATATAACTATAAATCAAAATAAGTAAGTAATTCTTAAATTTTAGGCTCAGATTTCTGAAAGCAGTTACAATAACAGGTAGCAGATAGGGACAGTTTTCACAAtggacagattattattattattattattattattattattattattattattttattattgattaaattCGTATACTGtccatccaaagatcccagggcagttcacaacagaaaaatacaaaatgagaacacaaaatagacaataaaacaaaaacaaaccagtaacacGCCCACACACAATCACATtaaaaaagccatagaatgttaatcaaacAAAGGCCTGTTtatagagaaacgtttttgcctggtgcctaaagatatgtaatgaaggtgccaggtaagcctcgctggggagagcattccacaaacagggagccaccacagaaaaggcccgttcttgtgttgccacgctCCAGACTGCTTGtgtaggaggcacatgaagaaggtcctcagatgatgattgaagGATCTGGgttgttcatatggggagaggcatttggggctttttggtCTAGAAAAGAGTGAGTAAGTGACATGATagtggtgtataaaattatgcatggggtAGAATCTGTGTATAGAGATAGGGTGTGAATAGAgataagtttttcttcctctcacttGCACTCAATGAACCCGAATGCTGAAAGATCCAGGACAGaaaaaggaaatacttcttcacactgtgtgtagttaaactatggaattgaaatcagtggatttaAGTCTACTCTGAGTGGACCCTAACACTAGATCATGCATTGCTTATCAAGATAAAATGGAtaaatacaatgaaattaaaattgTTACCTTACCACATACCACAGTATTGTCATTACATGTCCATTTATATCTACGTATTATGGGGTTACAGCCTTGTTCCTCTGCGAAGCCATAACAGCAGTCATGTTCATGGCAGCACCTTTAAGCAATAGAGATTGAATTGTACCCATTATATTTTGTGAGCGTGTCTTCGAGGCCCATCCAAGATTTAAAAAGAGGTATGTGCCAATacagaagtaccatatttttcgctctataagacgcaccagaccacaagtttttggaggaggaaaacaagaaaaaaaatattctgaatcccaaaagccagaaaagcaagagggatcgctgcccagcgaaagcagtgatccctcttgctgttctggcttctggattagctgcacagcctgcattcgcgccataagatgcacacacatttccccttactttttagaagggaaaaagtgagtcttatagagcaaaaaatatggtaaattctTCAACTAGACAGACACTCTCCAATATTGTTTCAAGTACTTCTAGTGTTTCAGGGAAAGCCCATTAAGTTTTTACATTAAGTATATTTATCCCTCTGGAATCATTCATTTTGTAAACAAACAAGAAGAACGCGGTGCATGCAAATATTACACCTACCACTTTTCTCAGTGAAGCAAgggttaaaaaagaaatcaaatttaTCTCTAGTGAAAGTCCACTGGTTCCAAATCAAGTTAAAAGAGGACACACGACATTCCTTTTCTCTCATTGCATTCTCTCAACTTAGCAACATGGTAATGTCATCTGGCATAATAAAGGGCAGGTTTTGTTATGTGCTGATCATGTTACCTATTATTCTCACTACTCACTCACCAGCACTATGTGATTTTGTCGCTGGTTTGTGCTACCAcaattagggatgggcaaatctgtcaaatttggtttctcattttcaaatctcaagttctgttctgttctgcacatttcccccaatttttGAAGTCCTCAAGAAAACTCATCATCATTttagtgcatttcccccctcttaatgTACATGTTTCTATGTAAGTTTGCATAATATACACGTttatgcaaagcagtttcccctaaaataatgcatttttgtatgttatttttcactAACATGTGCATTTTATGGATGCTTTACCCCAGTACATgatttttttgcacacattacttggctggagaacggcactgcaaatttcagagaagtgagaattttgaaggatagctgtattttggttcttgtattgttttggaatatgtgaatttggtaggttcacctttaaatgtgaacaggatcaaatttctgccccatccctaacCATAATATAGTTCCCTACTGTTTCTCTTCCACAAATTAAACCTGCCATCATTTCAAGGGTATTAAATAAGGTTGGATAAATTCAATTGAAGAATGACACTTGGGGATGTCATTGATGTCCTTACCAGTCTGTTTTGTCCTTAggccatcctcttcctcctgggccgCAGTAGCATCCATAACCTAAATATGCCAAAGGAAATCGTCTTGTGCCACACTTTATGGCTCCAGATAACTCAAGGAGGCCTCTTTTGTGTACAGAATGGTTCTTCCCAAGAACACTATTCCAAACTGCAAATGCAGAAAAGTAAAATTTTAGTGCATCTGAGTTAAAAAACCATTACTTAAAATCCTAGTTTCCCATCTTTACACTTTCCCAGTTCTGAATTAATGTATGTATTATTGATAATATCTTTAAAATGCACTATTCCTCACAAAGAGTTATACAACTCTACACACATCATTTCTGCAACCAAGGGTCTGTCTTGCATTCACATTCGTTTCAGTTGAGAATGACATTCCAGGTTAGCTTCCTTCACTTAAATGTACAGGTGTCATCGTCCGTCCCCCGATTAATGCAGGGATTATGTTCTGGGCCCCTGCACACATAAGTGAACTTGTATAAAGTGGGGAGTAACCCACTTTAATAGGGAGGGCAtgcagggaggagagaaagtGAAAGAGACTCACAAGCACCGCTGGGGCTGCTGCTTGGAAGTTGCCTGGGGCCTCTGCCCGGCCTGCCCCAAGCCTCCCCTCGATTGGGGCCACTGCCCAGTGCAAGGGAAGgctaatctatttatttattttgcagcaacCTGCACAAATGTAGTCACACGTAAGTGGAATGCGGGTGCCtgtacttacgggaccgcctctcccagtatgccccgcagaggaccttaagatccataaatagcaacaccctagaggtcccgagccctaaggaagtcagattagcctcaaccagagccagggcctgtCTCGtgaaaccagggccctgcaggatctgatttctttctgcagggcttgtacgacagagttgttccgcctggcctttggcttggaatcaacttgatcccctccccccctttcctttctcctttctccttctgtgatggaactcctatttggggacttccctggcttttttctggcccacataggaccagtctggatagttggccttggtgaagatttggcgttttcatccccaaaaagtttttgatttgagtttctactgaaatgaggctgcattttaatgttgtacttaatcttgtttttaagttgtattttaatcaattgtttttatacctggtgttagccaccctgaacccagtcttggctggggaaggcggggtataaataacatttattattattattacatatgcacacacagaatTCTGGATCAGATATGTCTAAACGTTATCAGGATCAGCATCATTTTTTTCCTACAGAACTTCTTTGACGTTATTTAGAGTTTTTCCTTTAATCTATGTATTTGTATTATATAAACACATTTGGTTCTTGCAAAATGTAAAATGTGTTTCATCATAGCCAATTCTAAGGAAATTGCATAGGCTTTAAATGTTTAGACTCCAAAGGCACTTTGGTTAAAGCATTCTGCTGAATCCAAGACTTAAACAGGCTTCAGAAACACAAGTGTCTCTGCACTATAAACCTGAGGAAAGTGGCAGTGTACCTCATCGTCTACTTCAGGATGATTTAACAGGGACATTTAACAACTGCcaagacaaaaaaaccaaaacctcaaACTGAAGACTACTGTTTTAATACAGACCGGCTGTTGTTTTTTGATACATTCCTTGGCTATCCGATCAAGTATGCATTCTGAAAAAATGTAGCATTCCTTCTCTACTTCACCGTATTCAAGTCTAATTTTAATAAACATGTAAGCAGCAGCTCTGTCTTATGAAGGaaacacaaacaaacagcagcaatGTCTGTGCCATAACTGTGAGGTGATTCAGGTTTTAAAGGCACAGAGAATCCACCCTAAACATATTAGTTACAAATAAAACATTGCAGTTAACAGaagtctgttaaaaaaaaaaacttttttaaaaatgagaaaagcCTCCCAATCTGTATGTATAGAAGTAAGGAGTATATATGAATTCCTTGCTGAAAATTATTGTAATTTAAGAACAGTATAAACGTTCAAGGTGATTGACAAAGTATTAAAGTACACAAATTGCAAACTTCACTTCTCAGTATTGAAAGAGCTGACAGGAAGGGAAAGAGCATGCAACTTAATGCAATTCTCCCTCATTCCTGCTACAAAGTAGTTAAATTCCAAGCTGAGTATCCTTTTGAGGCTATGtcaatcaatacagtggtgcctcgcaagacgaaattaattcgttccgcgagttttgtcgccttgcgatttttttcgtcttgcgaagcacggtgtcgggaaagttttggaaaagcttcaaaaatcaccaaagtctttaaaaacctcaaaaaaggctaccacactgcgttctatgagttgctcctcgaagtcaagtcgcaactgtattaacagtgttaagaaaaaggaaacaaacttgcaagacgtttccgtcttgcgaagcaagcccatagggaaaatcgtcttgcgaagcagctcaaaaaacaaaaaaccctttcgtctagcgagttttttgtcttgcgaggcattcgtcttgcgaggtaccactgtaactgaattTGTTTACACAATTAAGATCAGCTCTTTACCTGATGAACTATTTCATTAAATTGTTCTTTCTGACTCGAATAGACAAGACCATGTTGCTAAGAAAAGTTGAACAAGTTTTTAAATGCCCAGCAGGCCCAGTTTCCTCTAACTCTACCTGATAAATAGCAAAATAGTTACAAAAATGTGCCTGGCAGTTGGGGTGGGATCTTATGATCTCAACTTTCCTGGCACCATGAAGTTTACACTGGCAGGCATTAAGCTGCAGTAATACAGGCACCCTCAAATAATTAAAAGGCCTTGCAATAACGGTCTCACATGCTTCGGTTCTGCTGTGTGCTGCTTCTGTAGTGGGGCCTTATAAAAAGAGCTTTATTTCCTTCCTCCCATCCACCCTGGactttaaatgaataaaaactacCTATTCACATTTTGCTGTTTAAAGTACAGGGAAGAGGCAAACAGATAGTTACAGCATGAACAAAGACAATCATTCAGATATGAGAAAGACACCTGGCAATATGCCAAAGCACCTCAGACCAAGCCATTCTATTGACCTAATTCCACTGGAGCATTTTTCAGTGTCTAATAACAGCCTGAACAGTGTCCTGGTGCAAATCCCACTGCACTGAAATAAGTCCACCCATTTGAAGGAGTTTTATCATACTTTGTAAACTTTCTAACTTATGAACTTTCAGACTTGTAAACACAGTGGAACATGTTTCGCCTGCACTGTTTACATGCTCAAACAATGCACAGTTATCATTAAAATCAGCTACCGAAAGCCCAGTTCCAGGACGATGATGACAATATGAAAAAGATAAGCTTACTCACCTGCCCAAAAGCTGTTTGCTTTGGTCGATAAGAATGGTGTAAAGCCCAGTAATGAAACCTCTGCACTAAGGGGGGCACAAAAGCACAGGTGTTTTTATGAGGTCCGCAGCTACATTGCTTGGCATCTATTTTGTACTTACCTGCTTGAAACAACAGCAGTGTCACCAGCCGGAGTTCCATTTGGAGGTCAACTCAGAATGACCCCCACCCTTTCACTTGGACACACATA
The sequence above is a segment of the Podarcis muralis chromosome 4, rPodMur119.hap1.1, whole genome shotgun sequence genome. Coding sequences within it:
- the LOC114595831 gene encoding phospholipase A2-like isoform X1, which gives rise to MELRLVTLLLFQAVWNSVLGKNHSVHKRGLLELSGAIKCGTRRFPLAYLGYGCYCGPGGRGWPKDKTDWCCHEHDCCYGFAEEQGCNPIIRRYKWTCNDNTVVCDTMLDRCQKIICQCDRKAAKCWRSAPFNRRYAFWPNFLCGHIYPVCSYGKCRH
- the LOC114595831 gene encoding group 10 secretory phospholipase A2-like isoform X2, whose translation is MELRLVTLLLFQAVWNSVLGKNHSVHKRGLLELSGAIKCGTRRFPLAYLGYGCYCGPGGRGWPKDKTDWCCHEHDCCYGFAEEQGCNPIIRRYKWTCNDNTVIQC